DNA from Acidobacteriota bacterium:
GGATGGTGTTGATGTATTCGGAGGTGTGACGGCCGGGACGGATGCCGGGAATGAAGCCGCCGTACTTGCGCATATTGTCGGCCACTTCCACCGGGTTAAAGATGATGGAGACGTAGAAGTAGGCGAAGAAGATGATGGCGACGACGTAGATGAGCGTATACAGCGGCTCCCCGAAGCCAAGAGCCGTAAGCATGGGGCCGAAGACCTTGCTGTTCTTGATCGAGGGCAGCATGACCGCGGTCGAGGGGAAGGTCAGAATAGAGGCGGCGAAGATGACCGGCATGACGCCGCCGCTGTTGACCCGGATGGGCAGGTGAGTGGACTGGCCGCCCATGAGCTTGCGGCCGACCACGCGCTTGGCGTATTGCACTGGAATGCGGCGCTCACTGCGCTCTACCCAGACGATGAAGGCCACCACGGCGAGCATGAAGGCCAGCAGGATGAGCATGCCGGGGACGGTGAACGGCCCCCAGACGTTGGTTTGTACTTTAGTCCACAAATCGCCGATGGCGGAGGGCAAGCCAACAATAATGCCTGCAAAGATCAGGAGCGACATGCCGTTGCCGACGCCGCGATCGGTAATCTGCTCGCCCAGCCACATGACGAAGATGGAGCCGGTGGTCAGCGTGAGCACCGTCATGGCCACAAAGCCGAGACCGGGGCTGATGACAAAGCCGGCGCCGTTGAAAGTATTCTTCTGCAGCGTATAGGCGATGCCGAGACTCTGGAAGATGGACAGGATCAGCGTCAGCCAGCGGGTGTACTGGGTGATCTTGCGGCGGCCGAGCTCGCCCTCTTTCTGGAGCTTTTCCAGGTAGGGCCAGACCACCGTCATCAGCTCGAGGATGATGGCGGCGGTGATGTAGGGCATGATGCCCAGGGCGAACACCGTCATCTGGCTGAAGTTGCCGCCGCTGAACATGTTGATGTAGCCCAGCAGTGTACCGGCGTTCTGTTTGAAGAACTGCTCCAGAAGGGCCGTGTTGATGCCCGGGGTGGGGATGTGCGAGCCGATGCGGAAGACGAACAGGATGAAGAACGTAAACAACACGCGCTTCCGCAAGTCGGCGATCTTAAAGATATTGGTTATGGAATCAAACTTCATCGGCTGACCGTTTGCCCGCGGCCGCTAGGCTTGGACGTGCGCTTTGCCTCCGGCAGCTTCGATCTTGGCTTTCGCCGAGGCGGTGAAGGCGTGGGCGGTAACCTGTACCGGCGCCGTGAGCTCGCCCCGTCCTAAAATTTTAACTCCATCGTAGACGTGATGGATGAGGCCGCGGTCGAGCAGCAGTTTGGGGGAAACTTCGGCCACGCCCAGCCCCGCGAGCTGATCGAGATTGACAATGGCCCAGCGCTTACGGAACAGATTGTGGAAACCGCGCTTGGGCAGGCGGCGATGGATGGGCATCTGCCCGCCCTCAAAGCCGCGCAGCAGGCGGTGGCCGGAGCGCGATCGCTGTCCCTTGTGTCCGCGGGTCGAGGTCTTGCCGTGGCCGGAGCCCATACCGCGACCAACGCGCTTGCGCGGATGGGTCGCGCCTTCGGGTTTGTGAATCTGACTGAGGTTCATCGTGACGGTTCCTTCCCGGCGGATGGCAGAATGCGGAGCAGATGCGGCGCTTTGGCGACCATACCACGAAACCCGGGCGTGTCGGGGCGTTCGACCACCTGCTGGAGCTTGGTCAGACCGAGGCCGCGCACAATCTCCTTCTGCCGCCAGGAGCGGCCGATGGCGCTGCGGTAGTACTGGATGCGGATGGTGGCTGGCGCAGGCATATCAGATTTCCTCGACCGCCTTGCCGCGCAGCGCGGCGACGTGCTGCTTGTCGCGCAATTGCTGCAGAGCGGCGAAGGTGGCCTTGATGACGTTGTGGGGATTGGTGGTGCCGATGCTCTTGGTCAGCACATTGGGGATTCCGGCCGCCTCCATGACGGCGCGGACGGCGCCACCGGCAATGACGCCGGTTCCAGCCGGGGCTGGCTTGAGCAGCACGCGGCCGCTGCCATAGCGGCCCAGCACGGCATGGGGAATGGTGACGTCCAGCTTGTGGATTTGCACCAGGTTTTTCTTGGCCGACTCGATGCCTTTGCGGATGGCGCTGGGAACCTCTTTGCTTTTGCCGCTGCCGTAGCCCACGACGCCGGCCCCCGGATCCCCGACCACGACGAGAGCGGCGAAGGAGAGATTCTTGCCGCCTTTGACGACCTTGGTCACGCGGTTGATCGAAACGACTTGATCTTTGAGTTGGTACTGGTCGGGGTTGAGCCTGGTTTTGATGGCGGGCATCGAGTAGTTCCTTTTAGAATTTGAGGCCGGCGGCGCGCGCCGCCTCGGCCAGCGCCTGGACGCGGCCGTGATAGGGGTAGCCACCGCGATCGAAGACCACGGTGGAGATGCCGCCGGCGAGAGCGCGCTCGGCGACGGCGCGGCCCACGGCCTCGGCGGCAGCCCGATTGCCGCCCGACTTCAGATCGAGCGTACGGCTGGAGGCGGAGGCCAGGGTGGCGCCTTGATCGTCATCGATGACCTGGGCATAGATGTGGTGCAGTGAGCGGAAGACGCTCAGCCGGGGCCGCTGCGCGCTGCCCGCCAGATGGCGGCGGGCGCGGCGCTGGCGGATGCGGCGGTGCTCATTTTTCGCGCTGGGCTGAATCATGGTGACTGTGCTCCTCGCCGGGCCTCTACTTGGCTCCGGTCTTGCCTTCCTTCTTCTTGAGCCGCTCGCCGGTATAGCGCACGCCCTTGTTCTTGTAGGGGTCGGGCGGGCGCAGGGCGCGCAGATCGGCGGCCACCTGGCCGACCTGCTGGCGGTCGGCCCCGGAAATGGTGATATGGGTCTGCTTGGCATCGACGGCCACGGCCACCGTGGGTGGAACGGGGTACTCGATCTGATGGCTGAAGCCGAGGCTGAGCACCAGGATGCTTTTGCCCTTCATCTCGGCGCGGTAGCCGACGCCAACAATGTCGAGCTCTTTCTGAAATCCCTGACTGACACCAAATACCGCGTTGGCCACCAGCGAGCGCGCCAGGCCGTGTACGGCGGCGTACTGCTCGCCGGCGCGTTCGGCCACGAGCTCGGATTTGTCCTGGAGCAGACGGATGCCTTCCGGCAGCGTCACGGTCATAACGCCGCGCGGGCCTTTGGTCTGGATGCGCCCGGGTTCAAGCGTCACCTGCACATTCGCCGGCACAGTTATCGGTTTTTTACCCACACGTGACATGGTTACCAGACCTCACAGAGCAGCTCGCCGCCGACACGCTGCTTGCGCGCCTCGCGGCCGGTCATGACCCCGCGCGGGGTCGAAAGGATACTAATGCCCATGCCACCCAACACGGGCCGGATCTGGTGCGTACCCACGTAGACGCGGCAGCCGGGCTGCGAGATGCGGCGCAGGTTGCTGATCACCGGCTGATCGTTGGGGCCGTACTTCAGCTCGACCTGAATGCGGGGATGACCCTTATCGTCCTGCAGCTTGAACTCGCCGACGTACCCCTCGCTTTGCAGGATGCGCACAATCTCGAGCTTGAGCTTCGAGCTGGGCAGATTCAGGTTGGCGTGATGGGCATGCACGGCGTTCCGGATGCGGGTCAGCAAATCGGCGACGGGATCAGTCAAACTCATGCGAAGTACCTCACAATTACCAGCTAGCCTTGGTCACGCCGGCGACCTCGCCGCGCAGCGCGCGGGAACGGAAGCAGAGCCGGCAGAGCCCGAATTTGCGCAGATAGGCGCGGGGACGGCCGCACAACTGGCAGCGGTGGCGCAGGCGGATGGCGTATTTGGGTTTCTTGCGATTCTTAGCGACGCGGGCAGCAGTGGCCATCGGAACTCCTAGTTGGCGCGGAAGGGCATGCCTAATTGCCGCAACAGCGAGCGCGCCTGCTCATCGTTGCGGGCGGTGGTGACCACGGTGACGTTCATGCCTTTGGGCAGGTCCACCTTGGCGTAGTCAATTTCGGGGAAGATAGTCTGATCGAGCAAGCCGAGGGTGTAGTTGCCGCGGCCGTCAAAGCTCTTGGGCGACACCCCGCGAAAATCGCGCACGCGCGGCAGCACAATATTCATCAGGCGGTCGAGGAACTCGTACATGCGGACGCCGCGCAAGGTGACGGCACAGCCCACCGCCATGCCTTCGCGCAGTTTGAAGGCGGCAATGCTTTTCTTGGCGCGCGTCACCACCGGCTTCTGGCCGCAGATGGCGCCCATTTCCGCCACCGCGGTGTCCATCAGCTTGGCGTTCTGCGTCGCCTGGCCGACGCCCATATTCACCACCACCTTGTGGAGCTTGGGCACGGCCATGCGGTTGGTCAGGCCAAACTCGTGCATGAGCGCGGGGGCGATTTCCTTTTCGTAACGTTCTTGCAGCCGGGCAGGCATGAGGGATTCTCCTATTTATCGAAAACGCGGCCGCACTTTTTGCAGGCACGCTGGCGGCCGGCGCGGCCCTCGGCCGCGGCGGGCAGACGCTTCATCTTGACCGGGCCGCACTCCGGGCAGACGAACATGACGCTGGAGACGGCAATCGGCGATTCATGTTCGGCGATGCCGCCCTTGATCTGGTGATCCGGATTGGGACGGGTATGGCGCTTGATCATCATCACGCGTTCGACCAGAACGCGGTTCTCGTCGGGATAGACGCGCAGGACCTTGCCCTGCTTGCCTTTATCGCGTCCGGCGATGACTTTCACGAGATCGTCTTTGCGGATGTTCATGAGTGCAACACCTCAGGGTCCTTTCTATAGCACCTCCGGTGCTAGCGACACAATCTTGAGGAACTTCTTCTCCCGCAATTCGCGGGCGATGGGACCGAATACGCGCGTGCCCACCGGCTCGCCGGTCTCATTGATGAGCACCCCGGCGTTTTGATCAAAGCGGATGTAGGTGCCGTCGCGGCGGCGAGTTTCCTTGCGGGTGCGCACGATCACGACACGGACCACCGTACCCTTCTTGGCCTGGCCGTCCGGAGCCGCCTCCTTGACCGCCGCCGTGACCACGTCGCCCAAACCGGCGTGCAGCCCGCTGGATCCGCCCCGCGGCAGGATGACCTGCAGCTTGCGCGCGCCGCTGTTGTCGGCGACGGCGAGAATGGTACGCATTTGGACCATAGAAAGAGCTCCTTGCAGCTATTAGCGCTTGGCTATTAGCTATTCGGTTGGGCCTCCGTAGCTGTGTCAGCGGCCGGCTTGGATTTGCGGCGCTTGGTATCCCGCTCGATTTCACCGGCGCCGACCGCGCGGGTGACCTCTTCCGCGGTGGGCGCGACGGTGGCGTGGCGCACAATTTCCACCAGACGCCAGCGCTTGAGCTTGCTCAGGGGACGGGTTTCCTGAATGCGCACCACGTCGCCCAGATGACACTCGCCCTTTTCGTCGTGGGCGTAAAAGCGGTGATGCCGCTTGATGCCGCGCCGATAGAGGGCGTGGGCGCTCTGCAGCACCACTTCGACCACCACGGTCTTGGCCATTTTGGTGGAC
Protein-coding regions in this window:
- a CDS encoding 50S ribosomal protein L6, whose protein sequence is MSRVGKKPITVPANVQVTLEPGRIQTKGPRGVMTVTLPEGIRLLQDKSELVAERAGEQYAAVHGLARSLVANAVFGVSQGFQKELDIVGVGYRAEMKGKSILVLSLGFSHQIEYPVPPTVAVAVDAKQTHITISGADRQQVGQVAADLRALRPPDPYKNKGVRYTGERLKKKEGKTGAK
- a CDS encoding 50S ribosomal protein L14, translated to MVQMRTILAVADNSGARKLQVILPRGGSSGLHAGLGDVVTAAVKEAAPDGQAKKGTVVRVVIVRTRKETRRRDGTYIRFDQNAGVLINETGEPVGTRVFGPIARELREKKFLKIVSLAPEVL
- a CDS encoding type Z 30S ribosomal protein S14, with product MATAARVAKNRKKPKYAIRLRHRCQLCGRPRAYLRKFGLCRLCFRSRALRGEVAGVTKASW
- a CDS encoding 30S ribosomal protein S5 is translated as MPAIKTRLNPDQYQLKDQVVSINRVTKVVKGGKNLSFAALVVVGDPGAGVVGYGSGKSKEVPSAIRKGIESAKKNLVQIHKLDVTIPHAVLGRYGSGRVLLKPAPAGTGVIAGGAVRAVMEAAGIPNVLTKSIGTTNPHNVIKATFAALQQLRDKQHVAALRGKAVEEI
- the rpsQ gene encoding 30S ribosomal protein S17 — encoded protein: MTAPENLRAARRNEKVGAVVSTKMAKTVVVEVVLQSAHALYRRGIKRHHRFYAHDEKGECHLGDVVRIQETRPLSKLKRWRLVEIVRHATVAPTAEEVTRAVGAGEIERDTKRRKSKPAADTATEAQPNS
- a CDS encoding 50S ribosomal protein L15 → MNLSQIHKPEGATHPRKRVGRGMGSGHGKTSTRGHKGQRSRSGHRLLRGFEGGQMPIHRRLPKRGFHNLFRKRWAIVNLDQLAGLGVAEVSPKLLLDRGLIHHVYDGVKILGRGELTAPVQVTAHAFTASAKAKIEAAGGKAHVQA
- a CDS encoding 50S ribosomal protein L30, whose product is MPAPATIRIQYYRSAIGRSWRQKEIVRGLGLTKLQQVVERPDTPGFRGMVAKAPHLLRILPSAGKEPSR
- a CDS encoding 50S ribosomal protein L24; its protein translation is MNIRKDDLVKVIAGRDKGKQGKVLRVYPDENRVLVERVMMIKRHTRPNPDHQIKGGIAEHESPIAVSSVMFVCPECGPVKMKRLPAAAEGRAGRQRACKKCGRVFDK
- the secY gene encoding preprotein translocase subunit SecY, with the translated sequence MKFDSITNIFKIADLRKRVLFTFFILFVFRIGSHIPTPGINTALLEQFFKQNAGTLLGYINMFSGGNFSQMTVFALGIMPYITAAIILELMTVVWPYLEKLQKEGELGRRKITQYTRWLTLILSIFQSLGIAYTLQKNTFNGAGFVISPGLGFVAMTVLTLTTGSIFVMWLGEQITDRGVGNGMSLLIFAGIIVGLPSAIGDLWTKVQTNVWGPFTVPGMLILLAFMLAVVAFIVWVERSERRIPVQYAKRVVGRKLMGGQSTHLPIRVNSGGVMPVIFAASILTFPSTAVMLPSIKNSKVFGPMLTALGFGEPLYTLIYVVAIIFFAYFYVSIIFNPVEVADNMRKYGGFIPGIRPGRHTSEYINTILTRITFVGAVYLVLVSLVPQFMITGTKFNHLPGFLGTWFANAPPWFLNGLNVNFYFGGVSLLIIVGVAMDTVQQVEAQLIMRHYEGFTARSSRIRGRRSYWA
- a CDS encoding 50S ribosomal protein L18 — protein: MIQPSAKNEHRRIRQRRARRHLAGSAQRPRLSVFRSLHHIYAQVIDDDQGATLASASSRTLDLKSGGNRAAAEAVGRAVAERALAGGISTVVFDRGGYPYHGRVQALAEAARAAGLKF
- a CDS encoding 30S ribosomal protein S8, whose translation is MSLTDPVADLLTRIRNAVHAHHANLNLPSSKLKLEIVRILQSEGYVGEFKLQDDKGHPRIQVELKYGPNDQPVISNLRRISQPGCRVYVGTHQIRPVLGGMGISILSTPRGVMTGREARKQRVGGELLCEVW
- a CDS encoding 50S ribosomal protein L5, with amino-acid sequence MPARLQERYEKEIAPALMHEFGLTNRMAVPKLHKVVVNMGVGQATQNAKLMDTAVAEMGAICGQKPVVTRAKKSIAAFKLREGMAVGCAVTLRGVRMYEFLDRLMNIVLPRVRDFRGVSPKSFDGRGNYTLGLLDQTIFPEIDYAKVDLPKGMNVTVVTTARNDEQARSLLRQLGMPFRAN